The DNA window GGGTACGGAGAGGTTGAGTTGCTGGAGTTTCGACTCCAGTTCGTCGCGCTCCCGGTTGCGCTTGAGCGCACCCGTCTTGCCGGTCTCCAGCCAGTTGAGCCTGCGCGCGACGGCAACCGCGTGATCGGCTTCTCCCGACGCGATGGCGCGCACCATTTCCAGTTCGATGGACGAGAGGAAGAGCGAGTTCATGCGATAGTCGAGGAACGCCTCCCACACCAGTGGTACCCAGTGGGCCACGATCTTCTCGCCCATGGTATGCGCGTACATGCGAATCTCCTCCTGGGAGTGATCCTCCATGCGCAGTGAGAGGAAGTGCAGCAGGTTGTGGAGGTCGATCTTCCAGTAGGCCTCGGTGTAGGTGGACAGGGGCAGATCCTTGCGCGCCTGTTCGCGTGCCACCCCCATGGCGATGCGTTCTTCGTAGATGCGCCGCGCCGAACGGTGCAACTCCGCCTCCTGGTGGGTCAGCGCCTCGCCCGCCCTGGCCTCCACGAACCCCGCGCTCCCCTGCCGGTTGCCCTTGGACTGCAGCCGCCATTCATCGGGCGCGGTGGCCTGGGCGGCGTCGATGGCGAGCGAGTAGCGCGTGGAATACTCGTTGACGTTGGCGGTGCGATGCCGGATCCACTGGCGCCAGCAGTCCATGGGCACACGCACGTGAAACTTGATCTCACACATCTCGAACGGCGTGGTGTGGCGGTGCCGCATCAGATAGCGGATCAAGCCGCGATCCTCGTGGACCAGCTTGGTTCCCTTGCCGTAGGAGACGCGCGCGCTCTGCACGATGGACTCGTCCGAACCCATGTAGTCGACAACGCGGACAAAGCCGTCGTCGAGCACCTTGAACGGCCGGCCCAGCACGTCATCCAGCGCAGCGACACGTGGGCGTTCGAGCTTCTCCGGTTGGCGGGATTCGGTTTCGTGGCTCATTCCAGTGGATTCCATGGCGGGTATCTTCCTTTGCTCCTGTCGAAGGATTAAAGCGTAACCGGCGCGGTAAAACAAGGTGGAAGTCCGGGCACACCCTCGGGTAACGTCCCCGCCATGAACCGCGATCAGATGATCGACCGCCTGCGCAGCCCGCACCATCCATGGGACGTGCTGGTGATCGGCGGCGGCGCCACCGGCCTGGGCTGCGCGGTGGATGCCGCGGCGCGCGGCCTGCGCACGGCCCTGGTGGAGCGCGGCGACTTTGCGCACGGCACCTCCAGCCGGAGCACCAAGCTGGCGCACGGCGGCGTCCGCTACCTGCGCGCGGGTCAGTTCGCCCTCGTCGCGCAATCGTTGCGCGAGCGCGAACGTCTCACCAGCAACGCGCCCGCACTGGTTCACGACACCCCGTTCATCGTGCCCGCCTACCGGGACTGGGAG is part of the Candidatus Krumholzibacteriia bacterium genome and encodes:
- the thyX gene encoding FAD-dependent thymidylate synthase, yielding MSHETESRQPEKLERPRVAALDDVLGRPFKVLDDGFVRVVDYMGSDESIVQSARVSYGKGTKLVHEDRGLIRYLMRHRHTTPFEMCEIKFHVRVPMDCWRQWIRHRTANVNEYSTRYSLAIDAAQATAPDEWRLQSKGNRQGSAGFVEARAGEALTHQEAELHRSARRIYEERIAMGVAREQARKDLPLSTYTEAYWKIDLHNLLHFLSLRMEDHSQEEIRMYAHTMGEKIVAHWVPLVWEAFLDYRMNSLFLSSIELEMVRAIASGEADHAVAVARRLNWLETGKTGALKRNRERDELESKLQQLNLSVPWR